One region of Edaphobacter bradus genomic DNA includes:
- a CDS encoding YybH family protein: MLRRCLFAAVLAVIFAPCCLHAQDMQQLTTVSHEQLDVVKVLLAQEAAWNRGDLEAFSQAYKDSPDTLFITNIVNRGFAGMVDAYRRDYPTKAAMGTLGFSDLEVHPLDERFAVAIGKYHLERGKKDGGNAEGIFSLVFEKTDKGWKIIVDHTTG, translated from the coding sequence ATGCTTCGCCGTTGCCTCTTTGCCGCAGTTCTTGCAGTCATCTTCGCCCCCTGTTGTCTGCACGCGCAGGACATGCAACAGTTGACGACCGTGAGCCATGAGCAGCTCGACGTGGTCAAGGTGCTGCTTGCGCAGGAGGCGGCCTGGAACCGCGGCGATCTCGAGGCCTTCTCTCAGGCGTACAAGGACTCGCCCGACACGCTCTTCATCACCAACATCGTCAACCGCGGCTTTGCCGGCATGGTCGATGCCTATCGCCGCGACTATCCCACCAAGGCTGCGATGGGAACGCTGGGCTTCTCGGACCTTGAGGTGCACCCGCTCGATGAGCGGTTCGCCGTCGCCATTGGAAAGTATCATCTCGAGCGCGGCAAGAAGGACGGCGGCAACGCCGAGGGCATCTTCTCGCTCGTCTTCGAGAAGACTGACAAGGGCTGGAAGATCATCGTGGACCACACGACCGGCTAA
- a CDS encoding MBL fold metallo-hydrolase: MITRRRFLATSATAATAAWLAPRNLFAQQDVQEPEMVVHGRAAAATAKITTQKLQGNVSVLLGSGGNIAVLPGPEGKLLVDAGISTSKPQITEALAAISPDPIQHLVNTHWHWDHTDGNLWMHAAGATIIAHERTRRRLSSPQVIAAFNATFPALPADALPTKIFTDTDTLTTNGATLLLSHYDPAHTDTDISVLFTDADVLHTGDTWFNGVYPFIDYSTGGHIDGMIRATQRNLATGTGSTIVIPGHGPVGDKDQLSQSLDMLTAIRDKVAALKKQGKTVDEAVAAKPTAQFDEKWGKGFVQPEMFVKLVYQGV; the protein is encoded by the coding sequence ATGATCACCCGCCGCCGCTTCCTCGCCACCTCAGCCACCGCCGCTACAGCAGCGTGGCTCGCTCCGCGCAATCTCTTCGCGCAGCAGGACGTGCAGGAGCCCGAGATGGTTGTTCATGGGCGAGCTGCCGCAGCCACGGCGAAGATTACAACACAGAAGCTGCAAGGCAACGTCAGCGTGTTGCTTGGCTCTGGCGGAAACATCGCTGTGCTGCCTGGGCCTGAGGGCAAGCTGCTGGTTGACGCGGGCATCTCGACCTCTAAGCCGCAGATCACCGAGGCCCTCGCCGCCATCAGCCCCGACCCCATTCAGCACCTGGTCAACACGCACTGGCACTGGGACCACACCGACGGCAACCTGTGGATGCACGCGGCCGGGGCGACCATCATTGCGCACGAGAGGACGCGCCGACGCCTTAGCAGCCCGCAGGTCATCGCTGCCTTCAACGCAACCTTTCCCGCGCTGCCCGCGGACGCTCTTCCGACCAAGATCTTTACCGATACCGATACGCTGACGACCAACGGAGCCACGCTGCTGCTGAGTCACTACGACCCGGCCCACACCGACACCGACATCTCCGTCCTCTTTACCGACGCCGACGTGCTGCACACCGGCGACACCTGGTTCAACGGCGTCTATCCTTTCATCGACTACTCCACCGGCGGCCACATCGACGGCATGATCCGCGCCACGCAGCGCAACCTCGCCACCGGAACCGGATCGACGATAGTCATCCCCGGCCACGGCCCTGTGGGCGACAAGGACCAGCTCTCGCAGTCGCTCGACATGCTCACCGCCATCCGCGACAAGGTTGCTGCCCTCAAGAAGCAGGGTAAGACGGTAGACGAGGCGGTCGCAGCCAAGCCTACTGCGCAGTTCGACGAAAAGTGGGGCAAGGGTTTCGTGCAGCCGGAGATGTTCGTGAAGCTGGTCTATCAGGGCGTGTAA
- the frr gene encoding ribosome recycling factor: protein MASAMASIEALKGTHLELKKRMERSVDDFRAHLLAARTGRANVHMLDQVKVDYYGTDTPVAQMGQLSTPEPTLILVQPFDMSMIGAIEKAIRTSPVGLNPMSDGKVIRVPVPPMTEERRKEVVKQLNKTLEDHKTAIRNIRRDGNDLIKKAAKDKLISADDEKRANEEVQQLTDAEIRRIEDLFKAKEKEIMTV from the coding sequence ATGGCATCAGCGATGGCGAGTATCGAAGCGTTGAAAGGAACCCACCTGGAGTTGAAGAAGCGGATGGAGAGGTCGGTGGACGACTTCCGGGCGCACCTGCTCGCGGCGCGCACGGGACGCGCGAACGTCCACATGCTCGACCAGGTCAAGGTGGACTACTACGGCACGGACACCCCGGTCGCACAGATGGGGCAGCTCAGCACGCCAGAGCCGACCCTGATCCTAGTGCAGCCCTTCGACATGAGCATGATCGGCGCGATCGAAAAGGCGATCCGCACCTCGCCCGTGGGACTCAACCCGATGTCCGACGGCAAGGTGATCCGCGTTCCCGTCCCTCCGATGACCGAGGAGCGGCGCAAGGAGGTCGTCAAGCAGCTCAACAAGACGCTCGAAGACCACAAGACCGCGATCCGCAACATTCGCCGCGACGGCAACGACCTGATCAAGAAGGCCGCCAAGGACAAGCTCATCTCCGCCGACGACGAGAAGCGCGCCAACGAAGAGGTTCAGCAACTGACCGATGCTGAGATCAGGCGAATCGAAGACCTCTTCAAGGCGAAGGAAAAAGAGATCATGACCGTCTGA
- a CDS encoding pyridoxal phosphate-dependent aminotransferase, with amino-acid sequence MAQAEIAVNRGLGLSELAPRMVQSEIRAMSVESDLVGGVNLAQGVCDTEVPPVVAEAAIAAIREGHNIYTRLDGIPRLRRAISDKVERTLGLVADPEREVLVTSGATGAFHAVAMALLNPGDEVLLFEPFYGYHVGTLKSLRVSPVIVPLEGRDWRLDLAQVRAAITPRTRAVVVNTPSNPAGKVFTRAELEGLAGIAHEFDLFVFTDEIYEHFLYGDAVHVSPATIEGMRERTIVMSGFSKTFSVTGWRIGYIIADAKWIGAIGYFHDLLYVCAPSPFQHGVAAGLEQLGHGFYAKLALEHEEKRAMLVDALRAAGMTPHVPDGAYYILADARGLPGATAAQKARALLAKTGVAAVAGSAFFRAGKGEDLLRFCFAKKDEDLREACRRLTK; translated from the coding sequence ATGGCGCAGGCAGAGATTGCCGTAAACCGCGGACTGGGATTGAGCGAGCTCGCCCCGCGCATGGTGCAGTCGGAGATCCGCGCCATGAGCGTCGAGAGCGACCTCGTGGGCGGCGTCAACCTCGCCCAGGGCGTCTGCGACACCGAGGTTCCTCCCGTAGTCGCCGAGGCCGCGATTGCGGCAATCCGCGAGGGCCACAATATATACACCCGGCTCGATGGAATTCCCCGCCTGCGCCGTGCCATCTCCGACAAGGTGGAGCGAACGCTGGGGCTGGTCGCCGACCCGGAGCGCGAGGTGCTGGTGACCAGCGGCGCAACCGGAGCCTTCCACGCCGTGGCCATGGCGCTGCTCAATCCCGGCGACGAGGTCCTGCTCTTCGAGCCGTTCTACGGCTATCACGTGGGAACCCTGAAGTCGCTGCGCGTCTCCCCGGTCATCGTGCCGCTGGAGGGTAGAGACTGGCGGCTGGACCTCGCGCAGGTGCGGGCGGCCATTACGCCGCGGACGCGGGCCGTGGTGGTCAACACGCCGTCGAACCCCGCAGGCAAGGTCTTCACCCGGGCTGAACTCGAAGGGCTGGCCGGTATCGCGCACGAGTTCGACCTGTTCGTCTTCACCGACGAGATCTACGAGCACTTCCTCTATGGCGATGCGGTCCATGTGAGCCCGGCCACAATTGAAGGCATGCGCGAGCGGACGATTGTGATGTCCGGCTTCTCGAAGACCTTCTCAGTGACCGGTTGGCGAATCGGCTACATCATCGCCGACGCGAAGTGGATCGGGGCGATCGGGTACTTCCACGATCTGCTGTACGTGTGCGCGCCATCGCCCTTCCAGCACGGCGTGGCCGCGGGGCTGGAGCAGCTCGGGCATGGCTTCTACGCGAAGCTGGCGCTCGAGCACGAAGAGAAGCGCGCGATGCTGGTGGACGCGCTGCGTGCCGCCGGAATGACTCCGCACGTCCCCGACGGCGCCTACTATATTCTGGCCGACGCGAGGGGGCTGCCCGGCGCCACCGCGGCCCAGAAGGCCCGCGCGCTGCTGGCGAAGACCGGCGTGGCAGCCGTGGCCGGCTCTGCATTCTTCCGCGCGGGCAAGGGCGAAGACCTGCTGCGCTTCTGCTTCGCCAAGAAAGACGAGGACCTGCGCGAGGCCTGCCGCAGGCTGACGAAGTAA
- the bamA gene encoding outer membrane protein assembly factor BamA yields MTKPVRPRSSRFRIAKALFLTTLLAAAVPALRAQDQAAQTLCQPQVIGNRRIPKESVLARIFSHQGDVYDPAVVERDFNSLWNSNYFEDVRIERSPGTTGKCLQLTIFVLEKPTIREINYKGLSAVSQSDVLDAFKKAKVGLSVESQYDPTKIKRAEVVIKELLSAHGHQFATVRTEIKKIPPAAVALTFSVKEGPTVKVGKIAFDGNHNLNNRTLRAAMKNLKPIGIPHSIILENLFARTFDASKLDEDTERVRAAYRDRGYFKALTSEPTTKVRDAGGLNPFTLRPSKGKRIDILMPVEEGERYRLGGITFSGNKAVTNTKVLRAQFAQKDGEWFDASKFGKGIEQLRKAYGQLGYINFVGNPIPAIDDAKKTISLNIDIDEGKPFYVSRIEFSGNTITRDKVIRRELLLEEGQVYNNQLWELSILRLNQLNYFEPLKADQDSESRQNADSQTVDLLLKLKEKGKNSIGLNGGISGLSGTFIGLNYETNNFLGLGETLSVQANVGDLSRNLSFGFTEPYFRNKPISLGIQVFTSKYDFNPAKAYSISSNQSQNLTTAQQSLLTNYNQSSTGLTLSAGEPLRHLWAHSGVARIGLSYALSRSSVSVFNDNTRNVFQALAFRSGVQGPNQLTGIITSTLTPSFTYSSLDRAVGPHSGRDLNVAVQVAGVGGNVKYVQPVATYRQFYPIKGLKINREGHNVLAYRVQIAHISGFGGEVAPPTNRIYGGGESDVRGFDIRSASPYTLIPTKVMFNLTNPDGTTVPRDPTNPLLGNVQIPLPIYRLVSVGGDTSLTSNLEYRIPIINQVTFAFFTDFNLTFDARADQLRQSVAGQATITSPLYGCPQFVNGACFGGQQVSFPNPLKVLPGTNYVPRMSNGAELQVILPIVNAPFRIYYAYNPLRLYKTVPQQLALPNTCPPGSTACFKNLFPDSGAGQFTYQEALQLYGADYHLREPRKTFRLTVSTTF; encoded by the coding sequence ATGACCAAGCCCGTGCGCCCGCGCTCCAGCCGCTTCCGCATCGCTAAGGCCCTGTTTCTTACGACGCTTCTGGCTGCCGCGGTACCGGCGCTCCGTGCGCAGGACCAGGCTGCGCAGACACTGTGCCAGCCCCAGGTGATCGGTAACCGCAGAATTCCCAAGGAGTCGGTTCTGGCACGGATTTTCTCGCACCAGGGCGACGTCTATGACCCCGCGGTGGTCGAACGCGACTTCAACTCGCTGTGGAACAGCAACTACTTCGAGGATGTTCGCATCGAGCGCAGCCCGGGCACCACAGGCAAGTGCCTCCAGCTTACGATCTTCGTTCTCGAGAAGCCGACCATTCGCGAGATCAACTACAAGGGCCTCAGCGCCGTCTCGCAATCCGACGTTCTGGATGCCTTCAAGAAGGCGAAGGTCGGCCTCTCCGTTGAGAGCCAGTACGACCCCACCAAGATCAAGCGGGCCGAGGTCGTTATTAAGGAGTTGCTGTCCGCGCATGGACACCAGTTCGCCACGGTCCGGACCGAGATCAAGAAAATCCCTCCGGCGGCCGTCGCACTTACCTTCAGCGTGAAGGAAGGCCCGACCGTGAAGGTGGGTAAGATTGCCTTCGATGGCAATCACAACCTGAACAACCGCACACTTCGTGCCGCAATGAAGAACCTGAAACCCATCGGGATTCCGCACTCCATCATTCTTGAGAACCTCTTTGCCCGCACCTTTGACGCCAGCAAGCTCGACGAGGACACCGAGCGCGTGCGCGCGGCCTATCGTGATCGCGGCTACTTCAAGGCGCTGACCAGCGAACCCACGACGAAAGTTCGCGACGCCGGCGGACTGAATCCCTTCACGCTGCGGCCCTCCAAGGGAAAGCGCATCGATATCCTCATGCCGGTGGAGGAGGGCGAGCGGTATCGCCTTGGCGGAATCACCTTCAGCGGAAACAAGGCTGTGACCAACACCAAGGTCCTCCGCGCCCAGTTCGCCCAGAAGGACGGCGAATGGTTTGACGCTTCCAAGTTCGGCAAGGGCATCGAGCAGCTCCGCAAGGCCTACGGCCAGCTCGGCTATATCAACTTTGTCGGCAATCCGATTCCGGCGATCGACGACGCGAAGAAGACGATCAGCCTGAACATCGACATTGACGAGGGCAAGCCCTTCTACGTCTCGCGCATCGAGTTCAGCGGCAATACCATCACGCGTGACAAGGTAATCCGCCGCGAGTTGCTGCTAGAAGAGGGGCAGGTCTATAACAACCAGCTCTGGGAGCTCTCGATTCTGCGCCTGAACCAGCTCAACTACTTCGAGCCGCTCAAGGCCGATCAGGACTCCGAGAGCCGCCAGAACGCCGACAGCCAGACCGTCGACCTGCTGCTCAAGCTGAAGGAGAAGGGCAAGAACTCGATCGGTTTGAACGGCGGCATCAGCGGATTGTCGGGAACCTTCATCGGCCTCAACTACGAGACCAACAACTTCCTCGGCCTGGGCGAGACGCTCTCGGTGCAGGCCAACGTAGGCGATCTGTCGCGTAACCTCAGCTTCGGCTTCACGGAGCCGTACTTCCGCAACAAGCCGATCTCGCTGGGAATTCAGGTCTTCACCAGTAAGTACGACTTCAATCCGGCCAAGGCCTACTCGATCTCCAGCAATCAGAGCCAGAACCTGACGACGGCGCAGCAGTCGCTGCTGACCAACTACAACCAGTCTTCGACGGGCCTGACTCTCTCGGCCGGCGAGCCGCTGCGTCACCTCTGGGCGCATAGCGGCGTCGCGCGCATCGGCCTGTCGTATGCTCTGTCGCGGTCGTCGGTGTCGGTGTTCAACGACAACACGCGCAATGTTTTCCAGGCGCTCGCCTTCCGCTCCGGCGTGCAGGGACCGAACCAGCTCACCGGCATCATTACCTCGACTCTCACGCCGAGCTTCACTTACTCGAGCCTCGACCGCGCGGTTGGGCCACACTCTGGCCGCGACCTGAACGTCGCCGTGCAGGTCGCCGGCGTGGGCGGCAACGTCAAGTACGTCCAGCCGGTGGCGACGTACCGGCAGTTCTATCCCATCAAGGGGCTGAAGATAAATCGCGAGGGCCACAACGTTCTGGCTTATCGCGTGCAGATTGCGCACATCTCCGGCTTCGGCGGCGAGGTGGCTCCTCCCACGAACCGTATCTACGGTGGTGGCGAGTCCGACGTCCGCGGCTTCGACATCCGTTCGGCCTCGCCGTACACCCTCATCCCCACGAAGGTCATGTTCAACCTGACGAACCCGGATGGGACCACGGTTCCGCGCGATCCCACCAATCCGTTGCTCGGCAACGTCCAGATTCCTCTGCCGATCTATCGTCTGGTCTCGGTCGGAGGCGACACCAGCCTTACGAGCAACCTTGAGTACCGCATCCCGATCATCAACCAGGTGACGTTTGCATTCTTCACGGACTTCAACCTGACCTTCGACGCGCGGGCCGACCAGCTTCGCCAGAGCGTCGCTGGCCAGGCTACGATCACAAGCCCGCTCTACGGATGCCCGCAGTTCGTCAACGGCGCCTGCTTCGGCGGCCAGCAGGTCTCTTTCCCGAATCCTCTGAAGGTTTTGCCTGGCACCAACTACGTGCCGCGCATGTCGAACGGCGCCGAGCTGCAGGTCATCCTGCCGATCGTCAACGCGCCGTTCCGGATCTACTATGCGTACAACCCGCTGCGTCTCTACAAGACCGTTCCTCAGCAGCTCGCGTTGCCCAACACCTGCCCGCCGGGATCGACGGCCTGCTTCAAGAACCTCTTCCCGGATTCAGGCGCTGGCCAGTTCACCTATCAGGAGGCGTTGCAGTTGTATGGAGCGGATTACCACCTTCGCGAACCGCGCAAGACCTTCCGCCTGACGGTCAGCACGACCTTCTAA
- a CDS encoding RDD family protein — MSSAQREIQPVDEASVETEAYEPFALKQQIAEKVAAHRARRTQSTGPQLTTAAASGSAAKARSARIAAAVAERYAQSQSYRAFLAEEAEKAIRQAEAAAEVARRSAEAVVAAQYELLAELDQNTAEPAAPTFVHDPVKTPASAGAAPVAPKAPAPEAAVPSVGLRVQLFEDVSLSSPQPVVAARAGQAPFIDDDERMALDEEIAFRQSPVFEETVPPVEIPANLIEFPRQLVAARRARPRLAEGPLRDEADHAPDASQLRIFEVEATQISTAPVVESAAPEWSSILLSAQPEPVMVQAALEEQYNPAMVPQTAPLSLRLMAGIVDGVLVTATELIFIAVFALTANHFSQPGTLQLTPQAAAIAAMGTLAILGLLYQLLFFTFSEATPGMRYARIGLCTFSDDNPTRAAMRRRIFVHLLSACPLGMGYLWALLDDDRLGWHDRATRMYQRSY, encoded by the coding sequence ATGAGCTCAGCACAGCGAGAGATACAGCCAGTTGACGAAGCCAGTGTTGAAACGGAAGCTTATGAGCCGTTTGCGCTGAAGCAGCAGATCGCCGAAAAAGTCGCCGCGCACCGCGCCCGCAGAACGCAATCGACCGGGCCGCAGCTAACGACGGCGGCGGCTTCCGGTTCGGCCGCTAAGGCCCGCTCGGCGCGCATCGCCGCGGCGGTCGCGGAGCGCTACGCGCAGTCGCAGAGCTACCGCGCTTTTCTGGCTGAAGAAGCCGAGAAGGCGATCCGGCAGGCGGAGGCCGCGGCCGAAGTAGCCCGGCGCAGCGCTGAGGCCGTTGTGGCCGCGCAGTATGAGCTGCTGGCCGAGCTCGACCAGAACACCGCAGAGCCGGCTGCTCCGACATTTGTTCACGATCCGGTGAAGACACCCGCTAGCGCGGGAGCAGCGCCCGTCGCTCCGAAGGCCCCTGCTCCAGAGGCTGCGGTCCCTTCCGTTGGATTGAGGGTGCAGCTCTTCGAGGATGTCTCGCTGAGCTCGCCGCAGCCAGTGGTCGCAGCGCGTGCCGGGCAGGCTCCTTTCATCGACGACGACGAGCGGATGGCGCTTGATGAGGAGATCGCCTTCCGGCAGTCTCCTGTCTTCGAGGAGACGGTCCCTCCGGTCGAGATTCCGGCCAACCTGATCGAGTTTCCCCGGCAACTGGTCGCAGCGCGGCGAGCGCGGCCTCGCCTTGCCGAAGGGCCTCTGCGCGACGAGGCAGACCACGCGCCGGATGCCTCGCAACTCCGCATCTTCGAGGTGGAAGCGACGCAGATCTCGACCGCGCCTGTGGTCGAGTCCGCCGCGCCGGAGTGGTCTTCGATCCTGCTGAGCGCGCAACCGGAGCCAGTGATGGTCCAGGCAGCGCTGGAAGAGCAGTACAACCCGGCGATGGTCCCGCAGACGGCGCCCCTCAGCCTGCGCCTGATGGCAGGGATCGTCGACGGCGTCCTCGTGACGGCGACCGAACTCATCTTTATCGCAGTCTTTGCATTGACCGCGAATCACTTCAGCCAGCCGGGAACGCTGCAACTTACCCCACAGGCGGCAGCCATCGCGGCCATGGGGACGCTGGCGATCCTCGGTCTGCTCTATCAGCTCCTGTTCTTCACCTTCTCGGAGGCGACGCCGGGAATGCGCTACGCCCGCATCGGGCTGTGCACTTTCTCGGACGACAACCCGACTCGTGCGGCAATGCGCCGCCGCATCTTTGTGCACCTGCTCTCGGCCTGCCCGCTTGGAATGGGATACCTGTGGGCTTTGCTCGACGATGACCGGCTCGGCTGGCACGACCGCGCCACGCGCATGTACCAGCGCAGCTATTAG
- a CDS encoding LPS-assembly protein LptD produces the protein MRFTTFEPEPNRGSFLLPQGLISRKARTRTSLSFRAVYFLITITLVQASHPQSRLIAQEVPSQATQASPAPTALPDVPDPAASLERYPEAVVLPDTEGTTLVSIVSDRQSKTGNRYALDGNAVITYKDRRIEADHIDYDSSTEELNAAGHLKATGGENHEIIRASHGTMNLKQQTGRFYDVTGSVGLKDSEHRVIYSNGNPFLFAGRLVVKTGPQQYEIYDGSVTSCQLPNPDWQLFAGRFSVDGDKATARNSVFRVINMPVLYLPYVSHPVDTTERQSGFLIPVIGDTSTKGIVLGEQIYWAINRSTDLTVGAEYFSRRGWQQSATFRYRGLGNNFATAHYNGLLDRGYYTGGKYVNQGGEDVVFSGRYDFSDQTRVAADLEYLSSFAYREAFSENFNQAVSSDILSIGYATHEADGYSVSLRADRYQGLKQVATATLPEGEIHIFHAPSLDLATTDHPIGGSHLLWSADGSLAGLKRVQPNFSTTGLTGRFDLHPQLALPLGADGWRFMPSIGVRETIYTRGRHTPYTSPIPVETVSAVNRADLELQMDVRAPVLERTFSSPLVHRLFGSDVKHTIQPEVTYRYVTGVDNFPNILRFDDSDIVSNTNEVQYGVVQRIFVRQRKKAGACAASEGNALAMPAAPGYDTSYEAPSAPCRNRELISWKVTQKYFFDPTFGGAVVAKRRNIFQTTLDLSGIAFLTEPRNISPLISRLRLQPSDKFDLEWDFDVDTGARKFTSNNVLIDFHEGNVFSGFSYARLNAPGRFYTQPFGSSQGTSSPVSDFNQVRLLLGYGAPTRKGLGVAANVGLDLRLSTVQYGALQTSWNWDCCGFSVEYRKYELGSVRNENAYRFNLTLANIGSAGNLRRAERLF, from the coding sequence GTGCGTTTCACAACCTTCGAACCCGAACCGAACCGAGGCTCTTTTCTGCTGCCGCAAGGCCTCATCAGCCGCAAGGCCCGAACCCGCACATCTCTGTCCTTCAGGGCCGTTTACTTCCTGATAACTATCACGCTGGTTCAGGCAAGTCATCCACAGTCGCGGCTGATTGCGCAGGAGGTGCCGAGTCAGGCAACTCAGGCCTCTCCGGCGCCGACCGCGCTGCCCGATGTCCCTGACCCTGCGGCGTCTTTGGAACGCTACCCTGAGGCTGTCGTCCTCCCGGACACCGAAGGCACTACGCTGGTCAGCATCGTGTCCGACCGGCAGTCGAAGACCGGCAACCGCTATGCCCTCGACGGCAACGCTGTCATCACCTACAAGGACCGCCGCATCGAGGCCGACCACATCGACTACGACAGCTCCACCGAGGAACTGAACGCCGCGGGCCACCTCAAAGCCACTGGCGGCGAGAACCACGAGATCATCCGCGCCAGCCATGGCACTATGAATCTCAAGCAGCAGACCGGACGCTTCTATGACGTCACTGGCTCTGTCGGACTCAAGGACTCCGAACACCGCGTCATCTATTCGAACGGCAATCCATTCCTCTTCGCCGGCCGCCTGGTCGTCAAGACCGGCCCGCAGCAGTATGAGATCTACGACGGTTCGGTGACCTCCTGCCAGCTTCCGAACCCGGACTGGCAGCTCTTCGCCGGCCGCTTCTCGGTCGATGGCGACAAGGCCACGGCGCGCAACAGCGTCTTCCGCGTGATCAATATGCCGGTGCTCTATCTGCCCTACGTGTCGCATCCGGTTGACACCACCGAGCGTCAGAGTGGTTTTCTGATTCCGGTCATCGGAGATACTTCGACGAAGGGCATTGTCCTTGGCGAGCAGATCTACTGGGCGATCAATCGCAGCACCGACCTCACCGTGGGAGCCGAGTACTTCTCGCGCCGCGGATGGCAGCAGTCGGCGACCTTCCGCTATCGCGGCCTGGGTAACAACTTCGCCACGGCCCACTACAACGGCCTGCTCGATCGCGGCTACTACACCGGCGGCAAGTACGTGAACCAGGGCGGCGAGGATGTTGTCTTCTCCGGCCGCTACGACTTCTCCGATCAGACGCGCGTCGCCGCCGATCTCGAGTACCTCAGCTCCTTCGCCTATCGCGAGGCTTTCAGTGAGAACTTCAACCAGGCAGTCTCCAGCGACATCCTCTCGATCGGCTACGCCACCCACGAGGCCGACGGCTACTCGGTCTCACTGCGCGCCGATCGCTACCAGGGGCTGAAACAGGTCGCGACGGCCACGCTCCCTGAGGGCGAGATCCACATCTTCCACGCTCCCTCACTCGATCTTGCGACCACAGACCACCCCATCGGAGGATCGCATCTTCTCTGGAGCGCCGACGGCTCCCTCGCCGGGCTCAAGCGTGTCCAGCCCAACTTCTCGACGACGGGCCTCACCGGGCGCTTCGACCTGCACCCGCAGCTCGCGCTTCCTCTCGGCGCCGATGGCTGGCGCTTCATGCCCTCGATCGGCGTGCGCGAGACCATCTACACCCGTGGCCGGCACACTCCCTACACCTCGCCGATACCCGTCGAGACGGTCAGCGCCGTCAACCGCGCCGATCTGGAACTGCAGATGGATGTGCGTGCGCCCGTCCTCGAGCGCACCTTCAGCTCGCCCCTCGTGCACAGGCTCTTTGGCTCTGACGTGAAGCACACCATTCAGCCCGAGGTCACCTACCGTTATGTCACAGGCGTGGACAACTTCCCCAACATCCTTCGCTTTGACGACTCCGATATCGTCAGCAACACCAACGAAGTGCAGTACGGAGTGGTGCAGCGGATCTTTGTGCGCCAGCGCAAGAAGGCCGGCGCCTGCGCGGCCAGCGAGGGAAACGCGCTCGCCATGCCCGCCGCACCCGGCTACGACACCAGCTATGAAGCACCCTCCGCTCCCTGCCGCAACCGCGAGCTTATCAGCTGGAAGGTCACCCAGAAGTACTTCTTCGACCCGACCTTCGGGGGGGCGGTCGTAGCCAAACGGCGTAACATCTTCCAGACGACGCTCGATCTCTCGGGAATCGCCTTTCTCACCGAGCCGCGCAACATCTCTCCTCTGATCTCGCGGCTCCGCCTTCAGCCCTCGGACAAGTTCGACCTCGAGTGGGACTTCGATGTCGATACCGGAGCGAGGAAGTTCACCTCCAACAACGTCCTGATCGACTTCCACGAGGGCAACGTCTTCTCCGGCTTCAGCTATGCGCGGCTCAACGCTCCCGGCCGCTTCTACACGCAGCCCTTCGGCTCGAGCCAGGGGACCTCGTCGCCGGTCTCGGACTTCAATCAGGTCAGGCTCCTGCTCGGCTACGGAGCCCCTACACGGAAGGGCCTTGGCGTTGCTGCCAATGTTGGGCTCGATCTCCGTCTCTCCACCGTGCAGTACGGCGCACTGCAGACCTCGTGGAACTGGGACTGCTGCGGCTTCAGCGTGGAGTATCGCAAGTACGAGCTGGGCTCGGTCCGTAACGAGAACGCCTACCGGTTCAACCTCACGCTGGCCAACATCGGCTCAGCCGGCAATCTTCGCCGGGCCGAGCGGCTCTTCTGA